A region from the Acipenser ruthenus chromosome 13, fAciRut3.2 maternal haplotype, whole genome shotgun sequence genome encodes:
- the si:ch211-223a10.1 gene encoding putative ZDHHC-type palmitoyltransferase 6, whose translation MELNSGISVGIDIFDAIQRGNLEDCVTLIKQDQSLLARKGWSGFTPLHYAAFLGNRGLAELLLQHGADPNLPNDAGQTPFHFACRHGDVHVIHRMLKYEADVNLTDHQWKTALHHAVIGGNLFAVRYLEELGTFNFCDTDKCLLTLLHLAASTGNTDVVRYLLRNSRCQADAPDNQGMTPMHVAAEKGAIEVSWLLLQAVGFRSLHLKAKNGLTPLDIAKQGITYRHQELAKVLNKYSKEPHDRKPKESYGMYYWTLLFPGVSASVVFLISSALGKYGGIFCALVFPWLARATFSQYHRMNDIQRLPNPAYLGTFAAGIFHSLVCLFYKILPTLWPANTLLLVSATHFSGILWMFKVVLTKDPGRLQSAESETKFSKIADLVDANESLSKFCIYCEVFQPERAKHCKLCNCCVLEYDHHCIFLKNCIGKSNHQFFIIFIMGVAVAHLIFTFSALYYIYVKFDLHFWALLTTVISNEAWVIVLAVMNVLTLVWEGWLLMEQFEVVSVGTTIYFKHETDARQYTWWHRCRTFFTFLMVGRRTSKLQEKVSVII comes from the exons ATGGAACTCAATTCAGGCATTTCTGTCGGTATTGATATTTTTGACGCCATCCAGAGGGGAAATTTAGAGGATTGTGTCACTTTAATTAAGCAAGACCAGTCACTCCTGGCGCGTAAAG GCTGGAGTGGATTTACACCCCTTCATTACGCTGCATTCCTGGGGAACAGGGGGCTGGCAGAACTGCTTCTGCAGCATGGAGCTGACCCTAATCTACCTAATGATGCAGGCCAAACACCATTTCACTTTGCTTGCAG ACATGGTGATGTTCATGTTATCCACCGAATGCTGAAATATGAAGCAGATGTGAACCTAACCGACCATCAGTGGAAGACAGCACTTCATCATGCAGTGATAGGTGGAAATCT ATTTGCCGTAAGATACCTTGAGGAATTGGGGACTTTCAATTTTTGTGATACAGACAAGTGTTTACTCACACTCCTGCATCTTGCCGCTTCAACTGGAAACACTGATGTTGTGAGATATTTATTGAGAAACAGT AGGTGTCAAGCTGATGCTCCTGATAATCAAGGAATGACTCCCATGCACGTAGCTGCTGAAAAAGGTGCAATAGAAGTAAGCTGGCTGCTTTTGCAAGCTGTTGGGTTCCGGAGTCTGCATTTAAAAGCTAAGAATGGACTTACTCCACTCGACATTGCCAAGCAAGGAATAACATACAG aCACCAAGAACTtgcaaaggttttaaataaatatagcaaAGAGCCACATGATCGGAAACCCAAGGAGTCCTATG gCATGTACTATTGGACTCTGCTATTCCCTGGTGTCAGTGCCTCAGTTGTGTTCCTCATTTCATCTGCTTTGGGCAAGTATGGTGGAATCTTTTGTGCACTGGTTTTCCCTTGGTTGGCAAGGGCAACGTTCTCTCAGTACCATAGGATGAATGACATTCAGAG GTTGCCAAATCCAGCATACCTGGGTACATTTGCTGCTGGTATATTCCACTCACTGGTTTGCTTATTTTACAAGATCCTACCAA CTCTTTGGCCTGCTAATACACTGTTGCTTGTATCAGCCACTCACTTCAGTGGCATCCTGTGGATGTTTAAGGTAGTTCTAACAAAGGATCCAGGACGGCTTCAAAGTGCTGAATCTGAAACAAAGTTTTCAAAAATTGCTGACCTTGTGGATGCAAACGAAAGTCTCAGCaagttttgtatttattgtgaG GTATTTCAACCAGAACGAGCCAAGCACTGTAAACTCTGCAACTGTTGTGTACTTGAGTATGACCATCATTGCATTTTTCTAAAGAACTGCATCGGCAAGAGTAATCACCAATTCTTCATCATTTTTATTATGGGGGTTGCAGTTGCTCATctgatttttacattttcagcACTTTACTATATTTACGTGAAATTTGACCTACATTTTTGGGCTCTATTGACTACAGTCATTAGCAATGAAGCTTGGGTTATAGTACTGGCAGTGATGAACGTTTTAACGTTAGTTTGGGAAGGATGGCTGCTAATGGAGCAATTTGAAGTTGTCTCAGTAGGTACCACTATATACTTTAAACATGAAACTGATGCCAGGCAATACACCTGGTGGCACAGGTGCAGAACATTTTTCACTTTCCTAATGGTAGGCAGAAGGACAAGCAAACTCCAAGAAAAGGTTTCTGTTATTATATGA